The following are encoded in a window of Malassezia japonica chromosome 7, complete sequence genomic DNA:
- a CDS encoding ubiquitinyl hydrolase 1 (COG:O; EggNog:ENOG503NU7E; MEROPS:MER0005433): protein MSEQPTSDHSPPFICIDASDANTQHLDEDKVRTSVLDRFKRARTTSPDTDCSSTEADGSERLTYSLAPSHLGSSVSEDMSHKPQTDEAVDSLLNDSALQLHDTRTTDSLVGQVQAWKAARPNIGETWYVVPARWYNTFVADPSGTTAINTTQLNEPGMQRVRTGAAEGIDYELLPRIAWDKILARYGLVGPALPCAVIAGAHPSHPPRIELFPPHIELIRISVPAATPSTLPSTTLSASSTLAKLKAQARAMLALGVQDADLRFVRVPDELRTRAASQGGRVPEADIRTAVPPAEVVEGADGATLGALQLDTPRVLLAVDVRTAGAWQVDLSPKGPVTRSQTASSGPTRGLRGLANLGNTCFMNSALQCLSNTPELQQYFLNEVHWEEINTDNPLGMGGAIASAFGRLMQQLWGGNQGAVVPREFKTALARFAPQFTGYAQQDSQELLAFLLDGLHEDLNRILKKPYIEAPDWPGGSDKDMVRFAQQQWDIYKARNDSMIVDLFQGQYRSTLVCPVCDKISIKFDPFMYLTLPIPNTRKWRGRVFVVPSDTTQPIVQVDVQLPATATIAHLRDKTAHLLSIEAKNLVVGEVWSHHVYRWLADYEPVRDLSAGDYIYLWQLPVPFAMPAALKGGSRFGFFKSASRSVDDIERAFSPPTPTDRVTLPVFSCLAPDALSSSRFGSFRRTLGEGFGLPFFITIAREDLGKADAVYNALAAQYARFSKHPGDTPSAFRQRVQDAPRSEGDQGKPPFSVRFAVPPSDEPLHRGDEASEQSTEVLDERLQRLSGPEGWPTLYNGGALFCLWDATTAHALFEPVPSNHTWGAVRVAQDPEFEKGSQQLADGRRRTPKLQLDDCLDEFTRAEQLGEDDLWYCPSCKEFRQAMKKFDLWKVPDILVVHLKRFSAGRMTRDKLDNLIDFPIDGLDLSDRVVGTQLMRELGDEKPPATIKVGDNTLAHDAHDDAVASDRPIYDLYAVDNHFGGLGGGHYTAFAKNPQDGRWYNYDDSSVRPVADPETVKTSAAYLLFYRRRTARPIGGKSFDKTEKMARGELERSKPRAVPPVSSYAASGSSYLGNTPLPPSSDDDSSDASGEDEPSL from the coding sequence ATGTCCGAGCAGCCCACGTCGGACCACTCGCCCCCTTTTATTTGTATCGACGCCTCTGACGCGAATACCCAGCACCTGGACGAGGACAAGGTCCGGACGAGTGTGCTCGACCGATTCAAACGCGCCCGCACGACTAGTCCTGATACCGACTGCTCCAGCACAGAAGCAGACGGCTCCGAACGACTCACCTATAGCCTTGCACCCAGCCACCTCGGCAGTTCTGTCTCTGAAGACATGTCGCACAAGCCACAGacggacgaggcggtggaCTCTCTGCTGAACGACTCGGCcctgcagctgcacgacacgcgcaccaccgactcgctcgtcggccaggTCCAGGCATGGAAGGCCGCACGACCCAACATCGGCGAGACGTGGTACGTCGTACCCGCGCGCTGGTACAACACGTTTGTCGCCGATCCAAGCGGAACGACAGCGATCAACACCACACAGCTCAATGAGCCCGGCATGCAGCGtgtgcgcaccggcgcagcggAGGGCATCGACTACGAGCTCCTTCCCCGCATCGCCTGGGACAAGATCCTGGCGCGCTACGGGCTCGTGGGCCCCGCACTGCCGTGCGCGGTcatcgccggcgcccaTCCTTCGCACCCcccgcgcatcgagctctTCCCTCCCCACATCGAGCTGATCCGCATCAGCGtgccggccgcgacgccgagcacgctgccgagcacgacacTGTCTgcgtcctcgacgctcgccaagctcaaggcgcaggcgcgtgccatgctcgcgctcggcgtccagGATGCCGACCTGCGCTTTGTGCGCGTCCctgacgagctgcgcacgcgcgccgcatcccAGGGCGGGCGCGTGCCCGAGGCAGACATCCGTACCGCCGTTCCCCCTGCCGAGGTCGTGGAGGGTGCAgacggcgcgacgctcggcgcactgcagctcgacacgccTCGTGTCCTGCTGGcggtcgacgtgcgcacggccggcgcctggcAAGTGGATCTTTCCCCCAAGGGGCCGGTTACGCGTTCGCAGACGGCGTCCAGCGGTCcgacgcgcggcctgcgtggCTTGGCGAACCTCGGTAACACGTGTTTCATGAACAGTGCGCTGCAGTGCCTCAGCAACAcgcccgagctgcagcagtaCTTTTTGAACGAGGTGCACTGGGAGGAGATCAATACAGACAACCCCCtcggcatgggcggcgcgatcgCGAGCGCCTTTGGCCGCCTGATGCAACAGCTGTGGGGCGGCAACCAAGGCGCGGTCGTTCCCCGCGAGTTcaagacggcgctcgcgcgctttgcgccgcAGTTCACGGGGTACGCGCAGCAGGACAGCCAGGAACTGCTTGCGTTCCTCCTGGATGGTCTGCACGAGGACCTCAACAGGATCCTCAAGAAGCCCTATATCGAGGCGCCCGACTGGCCGGGCGGAAGTGACAAGGACATGGTCCgctttgcgcagcagcagtgGGATATCTACAAAGCGCGGAATGACTCGATGATCGTCGACCTCTTCCAGGGCCAGTACCGCTCCACGCTCGTTTGCCCGGTCTGCGACAAGATCTCGATCAAGTTCGATCCGTTCATGTACCTCACACTCCCTATTCCCAACACACGCAAgtggcgcggccgcgtgtTTGTCGTGCCAAGCGACACGACGCAGCCCATCGTgcaggtcgacgtgcagctgcccgcgacggcgaccaTCGCCCACCTGCGCGACAAGACGGCGCATCTCCTCTCGATCGAGGCCAAGAACCTGGTCGTGGGCGAGGTGTGGTCGCACCACGTTTACCGCTGGCTCGCGGACTACGAACCGGTGCGCGACCTGAGCGCAGGCGACTATATCTACCTCTGGCAGCTCCCTGTGCCGTTCGCCATGCCCGCCGCCCTCAAAGGCGGCAGCCGCTTTGGGTTCTTcaagagcgcgtcgcgctcggtggACGATATCGAGCGCGCATTCTCGccaccgacgccgaccgaTAGGGTGACGCTGCCCGTCTTTTCGTGCCTAGCCCCAGACGCCCTGTCCTCGAGCCGCTTCGGCTCCttccggcgcacgctgggCGAGGGATTCGGGCTGCCGTTCTTTATCAcgatcgcgcgcgaggacctcggcaaggcggATGCCGTGTACAACGCCCTGGCGGCCCAATACGCACGCTTCAGCAAGCACCCGGgcgacacgccgagcgcattcCGCCAGCGGGTgcaggacgcgccgcgcagcgagggCGACCAAGGCAAGCCGCCGTTTAGCGTTCGCTTCGCagtgccgccgagcgacgagccgctgcaccgcggcgacgaggcatCCGAACAGAgcaccgaggtgctcgacgagcggctgcagcgcctctcCGGCCCCGAGGGATGGCCGACGTTGTACAACGGGGGCGCACTCTTTTGTCTGTGGGACGCCACgacggcgcatgcgctctTTGAGCCCGTGCCGTCGAACCATACATggggcgccgtgcgcgttGCACAGGACCCCGAGTTTGAAAAGGGCTCGCAGCAGCTGGCCGatggccggcggcgcacgcccaagctccagctcgacgaCTGTCTCGACGAATtcacgcgcgccgagcagctcggcgaggacgatTTGTGGTACTGCCCGAGCTGCAAAGAGTTCCGCCAGGCCATGAAAAAGTTTGATCTGTGGAAGGTGCCCGACATTCTCGTGGTGCACCTCAAGCGCTTCAGTGCGGGGCGCATGACGCGCGACAAGCTCGACAACCTCATCGATTTCCCGATCGACGGGCTGGACCTGAGCGACCGCGtggtcggcacgcagctgatgcgcgagctgggcgacgaAAAGCCGCCTGCCACCATCAAGGTGGGGGACAATACCCTTGCACACGACGCACAcgacgacgccgtcgcctcCGATCGCCCGATCTACGATCTTTACGCGGTGGACAATCACTTTGGTGGGCTGGGCGGCGGACACTACACGGCCTTTGCCAAGAACCCGCAGGATGGGCGCTGGTACAACTACGAcgactcgagcgtgcgcccggTCGCAGACCCTGAGACGGTGAAGACCAGCGCGGCCTACCTGCTCTTTtaccgccgccgcacggcgcgcccgatCGGAGGCAAGTCGTTCGACAAGACGGAGAAAATGGCACGGGGCGAGCTGGAACGCTCCAAGCCCCGCGCTGTGCCTCCTGTGTCGTCGTATGCTGCATCGGGGTCGTCGTACCTTGGAAATACGCCGCTTCCCCCGAGCTCGGACGACGATTCGTCCGACGCATcgggcgaggacgagccgaGTTTGTAG
- a CDS encoding uncharacterized protein (COG:S; EggNog:ENOG503P7IX) translates to MPGGAETAERFAEYEMETEAHEEGHEHDVGDSSDEAPPTMRFTFHDQDFAVFPARGDSGTIYYVSNDPDEELESVAAPELVVAEDAYWNPLESIFSALRIPSALGEFLDEDTALTLAFPDLDLSVQEDDMYTREISLHDIYRLALGFGFHASLHVVVTQTPRFISRYNELATMMNDADDAIWEEHDGEEIQEISEEDAEQDGDNDQEVDDAEKGNAQPADEASKTEHDDGASATVAAPAAGDGEKPNAGENAAHEDLEEAHETGDGAETKAANATGEDAQEGEEAYEEEADAEAHEGQDTEADAEEGEAEEPNADAEEADAEEADADEADEADEAEADEADEADEAEADEAKPANAPEGDHAEAGESGDEATVNEAEASKASTDEPATTGTTEQSAPAEKPATDSAEQGATPTGAAPEPSATSDTLPSEMASPSGHTAADLDPEADYEPSEPLTGEEVDVDAPGAYDAYEDEHAEYEEPESAPVRAKRPGADADTAKDEAKRPKVES, encoded by the coding sequence ATGCCTGGCGGGGCGGAAACGGCAGAACGCTTTGCAGAGTACGAGATGGAGACAGAGGCCCATGAGGAGGGGCACGAGCATGATGTTGGAGATAGCTCGGATGaagcgccgccgacaaTGCGCTTCACCTTCCACGACCAAGACTTTGCCGTATTCCCGGCGCGTGGTGACAGTGGCACCATTTACTACGTGAGCAACGACCCagacgaggagctggaaAGCGTGGCTGCACCGGAACTAGTGGTGGCAGAGGATGCGTACTGGAACCCTCTCGAGTCGATCTTTTCTGCTCTTCGCATCCCGAGCGCACTGGGCGAATTCCTCGACGAAGACACGGCCCTCACGCTTGCCTTCCCGGACCTGGACTTGAGCGTGCAAGAAGACGATATGTACACGCGCGAAATCTCGCTCCATGATATTTATCGCCTTGCTCTGGGTTTCGGTTTCCACGCGAGTTtgcacgtcgtcgtcacGCAGACGCCCCGGTTCATTTCGAGGTACAATGAGCTTGCGACGATGATGAACGACGCAGACGATGCGATCTGGGAAGAGCATGACGGAGAGGAGATCCAGGAGATCTCGGAGGAGGATGCAGAACAGGACGGCGACAACGACCAGGAGGTGGACGACGCGGAAAAGGGCAATGCACAGCcagccgacgaggcgagcaAGACAGAGCACGATGACGgtgcgagcgcgaccgTCGCAGCCCCTGCCGCTGGAGATGGCGAAAAGCCCAATGCAGGCGAAAACGCAGCTCacgaggacctcgaggagGCTCACGAGACAGGGGACGGTGCAGAGACCAAGGCGGCCAACGCCACCGGAGAGGATGCCCAGGAAGGCGAAGAGGCATACGAGGAAGAGGCTGATGCCGAGGCCCACGAGGGTCAAGACACGGAGGCCGACGCCGAAGAGGGCGAGGCAGAAGAGCCTAATGCCGATGCCGAGGAGGCCGATGCCGAGGAggccgatgccgacgaggccgacgaggctgACGAGGCTGAagccgacgaggccgacgaggctgACGAGGCCGAAGCCGACGAGGCCAAGCCTGCCAATGCCCCCGAGGGCGACCATGCCGAGGCAGGCGAGTCGGGTGATGAGGCCACAGTcaacgaggccgaggcaaGCAAAGCCAGTACCGACGAACCGGCCACGACCGGCACCACGGAGCAGTCTGCTCCTGCCGAGAAGCCTGCCACCGACAGCGCGGAGCAAGGCGCAACACCTACCGGGGCCGCGCCTGAACCGTCAGCCACTTCCGATACCCTCCCGTCCGAAATGGCCTCTCCTTCCGGTCATACGGCTGCCGATCTTGATCCCGAGGCTGATTATGAGCCGTCCGAGCCTCTGACTGGCGAAGAAGTCGATGTCGATGCGCCTGGTGCGTACGACGCGTACGAGGATGAGCATGCCGAGTACGAAGAGCCCGAATCTGCACCTGTCCGTGCCAAGCGCCCTGGTGCCGATGCAGACACCGCTAAGGACGAGGCGAAGCGTCCTAAAGTCGAGTCCTAA
- a CDS encoding acylglycerol lipase (EggNog:ENOG503NYMR; CAZy:GT8; BUSCO:EOG092638EN; MEROPS:MER0045883; COG:I), with product MVEKLYVPEVDVKRPGTSVDENYDLREDGERTYYVKHWYPTVDGSPTSELAKPKAAVVFVHGFAEYVGRYSNIFKVFPDRGYQISGFDQRGYGRTWYDADDRDTMHGWTTWEEQMRDISCMIKLVRKRLDEQWGKGAVPIYVLGHSMGGGLCAGFFTRTEGTGPTKEVKEMVSGAMLSSPWLDIHFPIPTVIAVPVLRMVLSVLPRFRFPLGPPSGNLSRDPLVCEAVRKDPLCNNYVYTRGLFDPLSNGPKVVTEGYKRWPKDLPMIVAHGTGDAVTKWSSSKKFYDNLKSRGCDATFRSFDGYYHEAFHEPGDLKIKFANGYLDLAQHGTRYPLVVMVTEQVDTATRAVIAQMGCVVRSVGRLDVDVSKDAMVFKRFANVWTKLRAFELIEYDRVVLVDSDMLVRQNMDELMDWPLDTSAHPTIAAGGLVVLEPTQKQAESIHTFLHTERERVATYRFPDQDLLADLYYGRFSPLPWVYNALKKLPKCHAQLWRDEEVRNVHYILDKPWDVGWPGPAHEDEDAHLHGWWWDAYRTLQNDPAQVGLSNAEWQEWITANVNDAPRSRQCIS from the exons ATGGTGGAGAAACTTTATGTCCCTGAGGTGGACGTTAAGCGCCCTGGTACCTCGGTAGACGAGAACTATGATCTTCGCGAGGACGGTGAGCGTACCTACTATGTGAAGCACTGGTACCCGACCGTGGATGGCAGCCCCACCTCGGAGCTGGCCAAGCCCAAGGCCGCCGTCGTCTTTGTGCACGGCTTTGCCGAGTACGTCGGCCGCTACAGTAACATCTTCAAGGTGTTCCCCGACCGTGGCTACCAGATCTCTGGCTTTGACCAGCGCGGCTACGGCCGGACGTGGtacgacgccgacgaccgcgacACGATGCACGGTTGGACGACGTGGGAGGAGCAGATGCGCGACATTTCGTGCATGATCAAGCtggtgcgcaagcgcctggaCGAGCAGTGGGGCAAGGGTGCCGTGCCGATTTACGTTTTGGGACATAGCATGGGTGGCGGCCTCTGCGCCGGATTTTTCACCCGCACCGAGGGCACTGGACCTACGAAGGAGGTGAAGGAGATGGTCTCGGGCGCGATGCTTTCCTCGCCCTGGCTTGACATCCATTTCCCAATCCCCACAGTGATTGCTGTGCCGGTACTCCGCATGGTCCTTTCCGTTTTGCCTCGTTTCCGCTTCCCGCTCGGCCCCCCTTCGGGCAACCTGAGCCGCGACCCGCTCGTGtgcgaggccgtgcgcaaaGACCCGCTATGCAACAACTACGTCTACACGCGTGGTCTCTTTGACCCCCTTTCGAACGGCCCCAAGGTCGTCACGGAGGGCTACAAGCGCTGGCCGAAGGACCTGCCGATGAttgtcgcgcacggcacggGCGACGCAGTGACCAAATGGTCCTCCTCCAAGAAGTTTTACGACAACCTCAAGTCGCGGGGGTGTGACGCCACTTTCCGCTCGTTCGATGGCTACTATCACGAGGCCTTCCATGAGCCGGGCGACCTCAAGATCAAGTTTGCGAATGGCTACCTGGA ccttgcgcagcatgGCACACGATACCCCCTTGTCGTGATGGTGACCGAACAGGTGGACACCGCGACACGTGCCGTGATTGCGCAAATGGGATGCGTCGTACGCAGTGTGGGCCGACTGGATGTCGACGTGAGCAAG GATGCGATGGTCTTTAAACGATTTGCCAACGTATGGACGAAACTCCGCGCCTTCGAGCTGATCGAATACGATCGAGTCGTCCTGGTGGACTCGGACATGCTCGTCCGGCAGAACATGGACGAACTCATGGACTGGCCTCTGGACACAAGTGCACACCCTACGATCGCAGCTGG CGGCCTCGTGGTGCTCGAACCGACGCAGAAGCAGGCCGAGTCTATTCACACCTTCCTTCacaccgagcgcgagcgcgtcgcgacgtaccgtTTTCCTGACCAGGACTTGCTGGCGGACTTGTATTATGGGCGATTCTCTCCCCTCCCTTGGGTCTACAACGCGCTAAAAAAGCTGCCCAAGTGTCACGCACAGCTCTGGCGCGACGAAGAAGTGCGCAACGTGCACTATATTCTCGACAAGCCTTGGGATGTGGGGTGGCCAGGGCCTGCGCACGAAGACGAGGATGCACATTTACACGGCTGGTGGTGGGATGCCTACCGCACGCTGCAAAACGACCCGGCCCAGGTCGGTCTGTCGAATGCCGAGTGGCAGGAATGGATCACAGCGAATGTgaacgacgcgccgcgatcgCGACAGTGCATTTCATAG
- the HHT2 gene encoding histone H3 (EggNog:ENOG503P1RT; COG:B) yields MARTKQTARKSTGGKAPRKQLATKAARKSAPSAGGVKKPHRYRPGTVALREIRRYQKSTELLIRKLPFQRLVREIAQDFKTDLRFQSSAVLALQESAEAYLVSLFEDTNLAAIHAKRVTIQPKDMALARRLRGERS; encoded by the coding sequence ATGGCGCGTACCAAGCAGACTGCCCGCAAGTCCACCGGTGGCAAGGCCCCCCGTAAGCAGCTCGCCACTAAGGCCGCCCGTAAGTCGGCCCCCTCGGCCGGCGGTGTGAAGAAGCCTCACCGTTACCGCCCGGGTACCGTTGCCCTGCGTGAGATTCGTCGCTACCAGAAGTCGACTGAGCTCCTCATCCGCAAGCTCCCCTTCCAGCGTCTCGTCCGTGAGATCGCCCAGGACTTCAAGACCGACCTCCGTTTCCAGTCGTCGGCCGTCCTTGCCCTCCAGGAGTCGGCTGAGGCCTACCTCGTGTCGCTCTTTGAGGACACCAACCTGGCTGCCATCCACGCTAAGCGTGTTACCATCCAGCCCAAGGATATGGCGCTGGCCCGCCGTCTGcgtggcgagcgcagcTAA
- the HHF1_1 gene encoding Histone H4 (EggNog:ENOG503P3ZX; COG:B) yields MSGRGKGGKGLGKGGAKRHRKILRDNIQGITKPAIRRLARRGGVKRISGLIYDETRGVLKLFLESVIRDSVTYTEHAKRKTVTSLDVIYALKRQGRTLYGFGA; encoded by the coding sequence ATGTCCGGTCGTGGAAAAGGTGGCAAGGGTCTCGGCAAGGGTGGTGCTAAGCGCCACCGCAAGATCTTGCGTGACAACATCCAGGGTATTACCAAGCCCGCTATCCGCCGTCTCGCTCGCCGTGGTGGTGTCAAGCGTATCTCCGGTCTGATCTACGACGAGACCCGCGGTGTCCTCAAGCTCTTCCTTGAGAGCGTCATCCGTGACTCGGTCACCTACACTGAGCACGCCAAGCGCAAGACTGTCACTTCGCTTGACGTCATCTACGCGCTCAAGCGCCAGGGCCGCACCCTCTACGGTTTCGGCGCGTAA
- a CDS encoding acetyl-CoA C-acyltransferase (TransMembrane:1 (o381-399i); COG:I; EggNog:ENOG503NUEC), whose protein sequence is MSFATQTGKDNLLAKHDDDVVICAALRSPVTKAKKGGLAQAAPEEVLGNVLKAVIAQSKVDPKLIEDVAIGNVLPPGGGATSARQAALWAGIPNSAAVNTVNRQCSSGLATVNQIANEILTGQIDIGIGGGVESMTINYGAGVMPTKMSDAVMENEEAADCMLPMGITSENVAKEHNVTREKQDAFAAESFRRAFDAQKAGKFQSEIVPIKYVDDDGNERNVVEDDGIRGGVTKESLAKLKPAFAKDGCTHAGNASQVSDGAAAVLLARRSAAKKHNLPVLAKFCGGVVVGVPPNVMGVGPAFAIPKLLEKAHIKTTDVDLYEINEAFASQALFSCEHLGLDLAKVNPVGGAIALGHPLGATGSRQIATALAEAKRNGQKLIVTSMCIGTGMGMAALIVNEQ, encoded by the coding sequence ATGAGCTTCGCTACTCAGACTGGCAAGGACAACCTTCTCGCTaagcacgacgacgacgtcgtCATCTGTGCTGCCCTCCGTTCGCCTGTTACTAAGGCCAAGAAGGGTGGTCTCGCGCAGGCTGCTCCTGAGGAGGTTCTCGGGAACGTCCTCAAGGCTGTCATCGCCCAGAGCAAGGTCGACCCCAAGCTGATCGAGGATGTCGCTATCGGCAACGTCCTTCCCCCGGGCGGTGGTGCCACCTCGGCCCGCCAGGCCGCCCTCTGGGCCGGCATCCCCAACTCGGCTGCCGTGAACACTGTCAACCGCCAGTGCTCGTCGGGTCTTGCCACCGTTAACCAGATCGCCAACGAGATTCTCACTGGCCAGATCGACATTGGTATCGGTGGTGGTGTCGAGTCCATGACCATCAACTACGGTGCTGGTGTCATGCCCACCAAGATGTCGGATGCCGTCATGGAGAACGAGGAGGCTGCCGACTGCATGCTCCCCATGGGTATCACCTCGGAGAACGTCGCCAAGGAGCACAACGTTACCCGTGAGAAGCAGGACGCTTTCGCTGCCGAGTCCTTCCGCCGCGCCTTTGACGCCCAGAAGGCTGGCAAGTTCCAGAGCGAGATTGTCCCGATCAAgtacgtcgacgacgacggcaaCGAGCGCAACGTTGTGGAGGATGACGGTATCCGTGGTGGCGTTACCAAGGAGAGCCTCGCCAAGCTTAAGCCTGCCTTTGCCAAGGACGGCTGCACCCACGCCGGTAACGCCTCGCAGGTCAGCGACGGTGCCGCCGCTGTGCTGCTcgcccgccgcagcgctgcCAAGAAGCACAACCTCCCCGTCCTCGCCAAGTTCTGCGGTGGTGTCGTTGTCGGTGTGCCCCCCAACGTGATGGGTGTCGGCCCCGCCTTCGCCATCCccaagctgctcgagaaGGCCCACATCAAGACCACGGACGTGGACCTCTACGAGATTAACGAGGCCTTCGCTTCGCAGGCTCTCTTCTCGtgcgagcacctcggccttgaCCTCGCCAAGGTTAACCCCGTTGGTGGCGCCATTGCCCTGGGTCACCCCCTGGGTGCCACCGGCTCGCGCCAGATTGCCAccgccctcgccgaggccaagcgcAACGGCCAGAAGCTTATTGTTACTTCCATGTGCATTGGTACTGGTATGGGTATGGCTGCTCTCATTGTCAACGAGCAGTAA
- the PCL7 gene encoding cyclin-like protein interacting with PHO85 (EggNog:ENOG503NW3Y; COG:S; BUSCO:EOG09263L00) → MADTIERNEATTMMASPPSHPTTPSSSRPNEDETTPESSRMSFKTRRTTLPSKNGAPNAAGTPPYTSSESVLRAQSDAASSSSGTPRQAPELAADELAHTGHHGATHGAPPHLDIANYPSAELLKMLAALLQHIATSNDQLRPMNSARVQEQANGGSLHTESRASSSQATLMLNDPRRPTTTTAALATLNAPSSTLCFHARHIPSISIEAYLLRILKYCPTTNDVFLSLLVYFDRMSRVGVTGAFPGDPQTEKSRPSSTEDGEAMESDPEEGAPEEVTFPGLRGFAIDSYNVHRLVIAGITVASKFFSDVFYTNARYAKVGGLAVHELNQLELHFLLLTDFRLTIPISEIQQYGDQLLAYASDRSASSTVPRPITAPETTTTDAETAV, encoded by the coding sequence ATGGCCGATACCATTGAACGCAACGAGGCCACGACTATGATGGCCTCCCCTCCTTCTCACCCCACCacgccctcgtcgtcgcgtCCCAACGAAGACGAGACCACTCCGGAAAGCTCGCGGATGTCATTCAAGACGCGGCGGACGACGCTCCCTTCAAAGAATGGCGCACCGAATGCCGCTGGTACGCCACCATATACGTCGTCCGAAagcgtgctgcgtgcgcaaTCGGATGCAGCGTCGTCTTCTTCGGGTACCCCACGCCAGGCTCCTGAGCttgcggccgacgagcttgcACATACCGGTCATCATGGCGCAACGcatggtgcgccgccccaTCTCGATATCGCGAATTACCCCtctgccgagctgctcaagatgctcgctgcgctgctgcagcatATCGCTACCTCTAATGATCAATTGCGACCCATGAACAGCGCGCGTGTACAAGAACAGGCGAATGGGGGCTCACTCCATACCGAGTCGCGGGCGTCGAGCTCCCAGGCCACACTCATGCTGAACGacccgcgccgccccacGACCACGACTGCGGCCCTCGCAACACTAAACGCGCCAAGCAGTACACTCTGCTTCCATGCGCGCCATATTCCCAGCATCAGCATCGAGGCATACCTGCTGCGTATCCTAAAATACTGCCCGACCACCAACGATGTGTTCCTTAGCCTGCTCGTCTATTTCGACCGGATGAGCAGGGTAGGCGTTACAGGGGCATTCCCAGGAGACCCGCAGACCGAGAAAAGCCGGCCATCTAGTACTGAGGATGGCGAGGCGATGGAGAGCGACCCCGAGGAGGGCGCCCCCGAGGAAGTCACCTTCCCTGGCCTTCGTGGCTTTGCGATTGACAGCTACAACGTACACCGTCTCGTCATTGCGGGTATCACGGTTGCAAGCAAGTTCTTCAGCGACGTGTTTTACACCAATGCGCGCTACGCCAAAGTCGGCGGTCTTGCTGTCCACGAACTCaaccagctcgagctccacTTTTTGCTCCTGACGGATTTCCGTCTGACGATTCCCATCTCGGAGATACAGCAGTACGGTGATCAGCTTTTAGCTTATGCAAGCGACCGCTCCGCATCTTCTACTGTACCCCGGCCGATTACTGCGCCGGAGACGACGACAACAGATGCGGAAACGGCCGTTTAA